Proteins from a single region of Spodoptera frugiperda isolate SF20-4 chromosome 8, AGI-APGP_CSIRO_Sfru_2.0, whole genome shotgun sequence:
- the LOC118275764 gene encoding uncharacterized protein LOC118275764, with protein sequence MSTQPLIANELLAFIQHAIDTMDDWTRCQLAEETERRKVYITLLKVTDPDDVPAFVAKDLHKLPPVTFDHVDVTRLLKDIISLKTSLAEVQSKLMSSENTIGELRAELLALRNTVVVSGSPTLCTDDANTCRGAANASVSSLESAKAQASPRAGAAVSHSAERLAPPAQATTRVSTSTPKRAYAAIAAKGGKQVQQGEKPHVDLHQEVPKKNQNDKEGFTLVERKKKRKPTCRNQCGTALTGHNHLLRPAVPATLLYVSRLHDSTKVEEIVEFIKIKAKLHLKVEQLHSQHRVDFKSFVVRVPTEHLSTFMKEEFWPRGVVYRRFRGRLPDTARHTTPSLRVT encoded by the exons ATGAGTACCCAACCACTCATAGCCAATGAGTTGCTGGCATTTATTCAACATGCCATCGACACGATGGATGA CTGGACGAGATGCCAGCTCGCCGAAGAGACGGAACGGAGAAAAGTGTACATCACCTTGCTGAAGGTGACAGATCCCGACGACGTGCCTGCATTCGTGGCAAAGGACCTGCACAAGCTGCCCCCTGTCACCTTTGATCACGTCGACGTTACCAGGTTGCTCAAGGACATCATATCCTTGAAGACAAGCCTGGCTGAGGTACAGTCGAAGCTGATGTCATCAGAAAATACCATCGGAGAACTCCGTGCGGAATTATTGGCATTACGCAACACTGTCGTTGTAAGTGGGTCACCAACACTGTGCACCGACGACGCAAACACATGCCGCGGTGCAGCTAATGCATCGGTCAGCAGTTTGGAGTCGGCGAAGGCGCAGGCATCGCCACGTGCGGGCGCTGCAGTGAGTCACTCCGCCGAACGGCTAGCGCCTCCGGCGCAGGCTACGACACGTGTGAGTACGTCGACCCCCAAACGTGCTTACGCTGCCATCGCTGCAAAAGGGGGTAAGCAGGTTCAACAGGGCGAAAAGCCTCACGTGGATCTGCATCAGGAGGTTCCTAAAAAGAACCAGAATGACAAGGAAGGCTTTACCCttgtagaaagaaagaaaaagaggaagccTACTTGCCGCAATCAGTGCGGTACCGCATTGACAGGACACAACCATCTGCTGCGTCCTGCTGTACCAGCGACGCTGCTCTACGTGTCCCGTCTGCATGACTCTACAAAGGTGGAGGAGATTGTGGAGTTCATCAAGATCAAGGCAAAGCTTCATCTGAAGGTCGAGCAGCTGCACTCTCAACACAGAGTGGACTTCAAGTCCTTTGTGGTCAGGGTGCCGACTGAACATCTGTCGACCTTCATGAAAGAGGAGTTTTGGCCGCGAGGGGTAGTCTACCGACGGTTCCGAGGTCGGCTACCGGACActgcgcgacacacgacgccgtCTCTTCGTGTGACCTAG